A part of Fusarium graminearum PH-1 chromosome 3, whole genome shotgun sequence genomic DNA contains:
- a CDS encoding galactose-1-phosphate uridylyltransferase, whose product MPDQILDDISHRRYNPLTDSWLLVSPHRTKRPWQGQQEAAVATELPEYDPKCYLCPGNPRAAGDSNPKYERTFAFVNDYSAVKQEQPEYDAKASSNDLESLLLQAQGVKGVCYVLTFSPKHHVTLADMTANEIVPVIEHWTRIYANHLTPSNPRAAEADQLNISMSKDTTPSPEEQYRYMQIFENKGAAMGCSNPHPHCQVWTTSTMPEEPGKELVQMTKYREQHEGRHLLGDYVKLELEKKERVVWENDAFVIVCPWWAVWPFEVLVLPKRHIRSLLDFKPEERLQFAEAIQEVTRRYDNLFECNFPYSSGLHQAPLDGTPEELESAYFHMHFYPPLLRSATVKKFLVGYELLAEPQRDITPEQATVRLRNCGGELYRKSL is encoded by the exons ATGCCTGATCAAATTCTTGACGATATCTCTCATCGGAGATACAATCCCCTCACGGATTCCTGGCTGCTTGTATCCCCTCATCGCACGAAGCGACCTTGGCA AGGTCAGCAAGAGGCTGCTGTCGCGACAGAACTCCCCGAATATGACCCCAAA TGTTACCTATGTCCCGGCAATCCACGAGCAGCTGGTGACTCTAACCCGAAATACGAAAGGACGTTTGCCTTTGTGAACGACTACAGCGCAGTCAAGCAAGAGCAGCCTGAATATGACGCCAAGGCCTCATCCAACGACTTGGAatctcttctcctccaagcccAGGGTGTCAAGGGTGTGTGTTATGTCCTCACCTTCTCTCCCAAGCATCATGTCACCCTTGCCGATATGACTGCCAACGAGATTGTTCCCGTTATTGAACACTGGACACGCATCTATGCCAACCATCTGACGCCGTCAAACCCCCGCGCGGCTGAAGCTGACCAGCTTAATATCTCCATGTCCAAAGACACTACCCCTAGCCCCGAGGAACAGTACCGATATATGCAAatctttgagaacaagggCGCTGCAATGGGTTGCTCCAACCCTCACCCTCATTGCCAGGTCTGGACCACATCTACTATGCCCGAGGAGCCAGGCAAGGAGCTTGTCCAAATGACCAAGTATCGAGAACAGCATGAAGGCCGACACCTCTTAGGTGACTACGTCAAATTGGAattggagaagaaagagcgaGTTGTTTGGGAGAACGATGCATTCGTTATTGTGTGCCCTTGGTGGGCTGTGTGGCCGTttgaggttcttgttctGCCTAAGCGACACATCCGATCCCTTCTCGACTTTAAGCCCGAAGAGCGACTCCAATTTGCCGAAGCCATTCAAGAAGTCACCCGAAGGTACGACAACTTGTTTGAGTGCAACTTCCCCTATAGCTCTGGCCTTCACCAGGCACCGCTTGACGGTACCCCTGAGGAGTTGGAGAGTGCTTATTTCCACATGCATTTTTATCCCCCTCTGCTGCGCTCGGCCACAGTCAAGAAGTTCCTCGTTGGTTACGAGCTCTTGGCTGAGCCGCAGCGTGATATCACACCCGAGCAGGCTACAGTCCGCTTGAGGAACTGCGGAGGAGAGCTCTACCGAAAGAGCCTATAG